From a single Brassica rapa cultivar Chiifu-401-42 chromosome A01, CAAS_Brap_v3.01, whole genome shotgun sequence genomic region:
- the LOC103831124 gene encoding probable dolichyl-diphosphooligosaccharide--protein glycosyltransferase subunit 3B, with protein MAIDKKLLSLLLLVSSLSSIASASFSDPDSDSDLTNELASLRSNSESGVIHLDDHGISKFLISSPTPRPYSILVFFDATQLHSKTELRLQELRREFGLVSATFLANNNGSDLNKLFFCEIEFSRSQSSFQRFGVNALPHIRLVTASTAKLSDESGQMDQSDFARLAESMAEFVEQRTKLTVGPIQRPPFLSKAQISVIVAMIVIATPFVIKRILRGETLLHDHRLWLSGAIFIYFFSVAGTMHNIIRKMPMFLQDRNDPNKLVFFYQGSGMQLGAEGFAVGFLYTVVGLLLAFVTNVLVRVRNLNVQRLVMLVALVVSSWAVKQVVYLDNWKTGYGIHPYWPSSWQ; from the coding sequence ATGGCGATCGATAAAAAACTCTTATCTCTTCTACTCCTCGTATCCTCCTTATCATCAATCGCATCAGCATCCTTCTCAGATCCAGATTCCGATTCAGATCTCACCAACGAGCTCGCTTCCCTGAGATCAAACTCCGAATCAGGCGTAATCCATCTCGACGACCATGGAATCTCCAAATTCCTCATCTCCTCTCCCACTCCACGTCCTTACTCAATCCTCGTCTTCTTCGACGCCACTCAGCTCCACAGCAAAACGGAGCTCCGTCTCCAAGAGCTCCGCCGCGAGTTCGGCCTCGTCTCCGCCACCTTCCTCGCCAACAACAACGGATCCGATCTGAACAAGCTTTTCTTCTGCGAGATCGAGTTCTCGCGGTCCCAGTCTTCCTTCCAGCGATTCGGCGTCAACGCTCTCCCTCACATCCGTCTCGTAACCGCTTCAACAGCGAAACTAAGCGACGAATCTGGTCAAATGGACCAGTCTGATTTCGCGAGGTTAGCCGAATCCATGGCTGAGTTCGTCGAGCAGCGAACCAAGCTCACCGTCGGTCCGATCCAACGTCCGCCGTTTCTTTCCAAGGCGCAGATCAGCGTCATCGTGGCGATGATCGTAATCGCGACTCCGTTTGTCATCAAACGGATTCTGAGAGGAGAGACTCTTCTCCATGACCATAGGCTTTGGTTATCAGGCGCTATCTTCATCTACTTCTTCAGCGTCGCGGGAACGATGCACAACATTATCAGGAAAATGCCTATGTTTCTCCAGGATCGTAACGATCCGAACAAGCTTGTTTTCTTCTACCAAGGATCTGGGATGCAGCTTGGAGCTGAGGGGTTCGCTGTGGGGTTCTTGTACACTGTCGTTGGGTTGCTCTTGGCGTTTGTTACTAATGTGCTTGTTCGGGTTAGGAACCTTAATGTTCAGAGACTGGTGATGCTTGTGGCTCTGGTTGTGTCCTCCTGGGCTGTGAAGCAAGTTGTTTACTTGGATAATTGGAAGACTGGTTATGGGATTCATCCCTATTGGCCATCGAGTTGGCAGTGA
- the LOC117126578 gene encoding meiosis-specific protein ASY2-like, with translation MGTLPDLSAMLAAQLGLASGGGPSTAVPRADEVPPSDAANTGKGRKRKRGNSGVEESAGEASGVPLSGDPQKKKKRRKKTKRSVEVQSEDPEEPTGAEEEEEETQPEEEVSEAEVSRERDEAGEADGSEDSLNVAVLDGSDEDSGESPLLMRRHNDEIDDEVRSPTLASPREGIPAITGTGAVQIGTSPRGSAVLRRAPGINFPDKVSFHYEGPAPLAYVPEKCGEFLRQLRGRAKPLPAVKDLIFGSEYEEAARAKLLGDGAMNVVIDKYDTALKGVSTELELAKKEHAEKEEASARRLSTSKANVERLNGMVTRTIARRDELKADLVASRGVIHELEQKNAELESEKASLAASHEREMKRLRDFRILEVTKERGRVEAEMSAKANRRFAKIRSREERRSLYDKARLLHSQAFGTRKCLEALKRAGSDILQATIDLFAEQEKKYEQEAEDLKVGEIPEGDLTLSPLVLDSQFVDARILASLDPYGSNASLIDPETAANLVTLPSDPIDGRRDEPTPFVEGSSAAFEGETPNRGTNAAEDGAPVLVLSDTSAEGSRRGNEEVAHESSVRASELSALNDRESDRED, from the exons ATGGGGACTCTTCCAGACTTAAGCGCGATGCTAGCTGCTCAACTGGGACTGGCTAGCGGGGGCGGGCCCTCGACGGCCGTCCCTCGTGCTGACGAGGTTCCTCCTTCCGATGCTGCAAATACTGGAAAAGgtaggaagaggaagaggggtaaCTCGGGTGTCGAGGAGAGTGCTGGGGAGGCGAGTGGCGTCCCTCTTTCCGGTGAtcctcagaagaagaagaaaaggaggAAGAAGACCAAGAGGTCTGTTGAGGTTCAGTCGGAGGATCCCGAGGAGCCAACTGGAgctgaggaggaagaagaagaaacccaaCCTGAAGAGGAGGTTTCTGAGGCTGAAGTCTCGAGAGAGCGAGACGAAGCGGGGGAAGCAGATGGATCTGAGGATTCCCTTAACGTCGCCGTCCTGGACGGTTCTGATGAAGATAGCGGAGAGTCGCCGCTTTTAATGAGGAGGCACAACGATGAGATCGACGATGAAGTACGATCTCCTACTTTGGCGTCTCCTCGCGAGGGAATCCCAGCTATTACTGGGACTGGGGCCGTTCAGATCGGCACGTCTCCTCGCGGCTCTGCTGTCTTAAGGAGGGCTCCCGGGATTAACTTTCCGGACAAAGTCTCCTTCCACTACGAGGGGCCGGCCCCTCTGGCGTATGTTCCCGAGAAGTGCGGGGAGTTTCTTCGCCAACTCAGGGGGAGGGCGAAACCTCTACCTGCCGTGAAGGACCTCATCTTTGGGAGTGAATACGAGGAGGCTGCGAGGGCAAAGCTGCTG GGAGACGGCGCGATGAATGTCGTAATCGACAAATACGACACTGCCCTGAAAGGAGTCTCGACTGAACTTGAGCTGGCCAAGAAGGAGCACGCGGAGAAAGAGGAAGCTTCTGCTCGTCGGCTAAGTACGTCAAAGGCTAACGTTGAGAGGCTCAATGGGATGGTCACTCGCACGATAGCTCGAAGAGACGAACTCAAGGCCGATTTGGTGGCGTCTCGCGGGGTTATCCATGAGCTCGAGCAGAAGAATGCCGAGCTCGAGAGCGAGAAGGCTTCACTCGCTGCATCTCATGAAAGAGAGATGAAGCGCCTTAGGGATTTCAGGATCTTGGAAGTGACGAAGGAAAGAGGAAGGGTTGAAGCTGAGATGTCTGCAAAGGCTAATCGTCGCTTCGCCAAGATTCGCTCCCGAGAGGAACGCCGAAGTCTTTACGACAAGGCTCGGTTGCTTCATAGCCAAGCTTTTGGGACCAGGAAATGCCTTGAAGCCTTAAAGAGGGCTGGGAGCGACATCTTGCAAGCCACGATCGATCTTTTCGCGGAGCAAGAGAAGAAGTACGAGCAGGAGGCCGAGGACCTCAAGGTTGGCGAGATACCCGAGGGGGATCTCACGCTTTCTCCTCTTGTACTGGATTCCCAGTTTGTAGATGCTCGTATTTTGGCGAGTCTTGATCCTTACGGGTCCAACGCCAGTCTGATTGACCCAGAGACCGCAGCAAATCTTGTTACTCTGCCTTCTGATCCAATCGATGGACGTCGTGACGAGCCGACGCCTTTTGTAGAGGGTTCTTCGGCTGCGTTTGAGGGGGAGACGCCTAATCGGGGGACCAACGCTGCTGAAGACGGTGCTCCTGTCCTCGTGCTCTCGGATACTTCGGCTGAAGGATCTCGTCGAGGTAACGAGGAGGTTGCTCACGAGTCGAGTGTTAGGGCTTCGGAGCTTTCTGCCCTCAACGATCGTGAGAGCGACCGAGAGGATTAG